The genomic window GGCCCAAAGGATTAATGGACATGGGGTTGTTTCGTTCTGTTATTGAACAAACCCGGAAAAAATCAGTGTGGATTCAGCTCCATTTCCAGGGAGAGCCCTTTCTTAACCCTCTCCTCAAGGATATGATAGCTTTTGCCACACAGAACAAAATGTATTCAAGCATTTCAACCAACGGACACTTTCTTGCCGGGAAGAATGCAGAGGATATAATTGACGCCGGCCTCAGCAGAATCATCATTTCCCTGGACGGAATCACCCAGGACGTTTACGAAACATACAGGACCAATGGTAATTTCCTGCAGGTAACTGAAGGCATCAGGACGCTGGCACGAATCCGCCGGCAGAAAAAAGTCCATCACCCCCTGATATTAATCCAGTTTTTAGTGTTCAGCCATAACCAGCACCAAATGAAACAGGCAAGGAAGCTGGCAAAACAACTGGGGGCTGATGTGTTTTCTGTCAAAATACCGCAGATACTTGACCCTGCCCGACCCGATAGGGTATTTCCTGCCCGAGGCAAATGGTCTCGGTATTCCAGTAGCAAACAGCACCAAACGCATAGACCATGCCACCGCATGTGGACCTCTCCTGTAATAACATGGGATGGATTTATGCTGCCATGCTGTTTTGATAAAAATGCCGCCTATTATTATGGCAACCTGAACCAGTCATCTTTTTGGGAGGTATGGAAAGGGGAAAAAGCCATGCTGTTCAGACAAAAAGCATTTTGTCAAATTCCATCACCAGAAATTTGTCTAACATGTATAGAATAATTGTTTATTTTTTATGCTGTTTTTGTTCAACATAGTAATGATTTACTAAACAGGTATTTAGGTTCTGTTTTTGTTTCAAATGAATTTTTTGTATCTTAGATGTTTCATAAACTTACATGGAACCAAGAAAGATAACGGTAAAACACTATCTTAACCTGCGGGCTAAACCTCAGTTTCATGGGAAGGAAAAATTCTACCCTCTTTATATTCAAATTATTGTTACCGGGAAAAAAGCGCAGATCAAAAGCCGCATCAATGAACACCTGAAAATATACAGAAGTGATATCGAACGGATTACCCACAATGACCTGGAACTCAAAAATCTGTTTCTCGAAGGGTATTTCAGTGAAACCTGGCTCAAGCTGATGCAGAAGCAGAAGCTTTTCCCCCTCTGGCATCTTCTGAATGATGAAATCAATGTGATCACTCGTATTATCAAATACCACGACCCGTTTCACAATAAGGATTTTTCCCTTTCCAATTTCAGCGTTGAATACCAGAAGCATTCTACTGAAATTACACATATACTCGACGAAAGCATAAAAGAATGGTACCGGGATGAACTGAAAAACCTTTTTCTGAAAACCATAGACCAGGATGAAAACAAAGAATTGTTCCGGCTTACAAATTATTTTATACACTTTATCAACTGGAACAATTCGTTCAGTTCTTTTTACGAAACTACCTTTGAAATACTTCCCAGCGAGCTGAAAATGCTTGAAAACATGCTTTCAAACGAATTGCGTGTGTCCATTAAAGCCTACCTTGCCTTTCATACCAAAGTAAATATTCTGAAGCGATTTTTCGAGAAAAGAGAACTTGGCCGCATTTCAATCCTCTCTTACCTCGACTGGGAAACTGATATACGTGAATTCCTCCGGAGCGAATTTGAAAAGATTTTCGGTGAACAGAAGGCTCTGGAGTATATTATTAGCCTTGATGATATCCTGACAAAGAAAATCAAACAATAATTTCCTCTCCAGCCGGAATCAGATTTTTTTCTTCTTGAACCCGGAATATTCAGAGCTTTCTCAGACGCGGATGCCTATGACCAGAACATCATCAGTTTGCTCATAATCTTTTTTCCACTGAAGAAAACGCTCCTCCAGAATGTCATACTGGCGGCTCATTGGCAGGGCAGATATTTCCAGCAGAATTTCCTTAAAGGTTTTTCGAAGCATTTTTTTACCTGATGGCCCACCGAACTGGTCTGGATAACCATCTGAAAACAAATACAGCATATCGCTGGCCTCCAGCGTTAACAGATGATTTGTAAAAGACACCATGTTCCGGTGAATCCCGATGGGCATCTTATCCCCTTTAATTTCGAGGAGTTCACCTTTCCGAACGATCACCAGGTTATTATTGGCCCCTGCAAATTCACCCTTCCTGGTGACAGGATCAATTATGCATAAACCCATATCAATGCCGTCCTTATGCTCTGTTTCGGTTCCTTTTTGCCCAAGAATTCTTATAATGTAACTGCGTATATTATCCAGCAGGAGGGCAGGAGTAATTTCATCGTTTTTACCTACAACTTCAGTAAGGAAAGTAATACCGAGAAAACTCATGAAAGCTCCCGGTACTCCATGGCCGGTTGAATCGGCTGCTGTAATGATCACCCGCCCGTTTTTTTGTGCAGCCCAGTAAAAATCGCCGCTGACAACGTCTTTCGGACGGAAAAGTATAAAATGATCAGGAAGAATCCTGTTCAGATCATCATTGGAAGGAAGGATGGCCTTCTGAATCTGGGCTGCGTATTGTATGCTGTCAAGTATTTCCTTTTTCTGCTGATAAATCTGATCTCTCTGACGCTCAGC from Bacteroidales bacterium includes these protein-coding regions:
- a CDS encoding radical SAM protein; protein product: MKITRTYILSWKHFFADLFRILHLLTPARIGNWLLLEGSYHISAVTGKIKHYGNPSAFSVESSALCNLKCPECITGSGRLSRPKGLMDMGLFRSVIEQTRKKSVWIQLHFQGEPFLNPLLKDMIAFATQNKMYSSISTNGHFLAGKNAEDIIDAGLSRIIISLDGITQDVYETYRTNGNFLQVTEGIRTLARIRRQKKVHHPLILIQFLVFSHNQHQMKQARKLAKQLGADVFSVKIPQILDPARPDRVFPARGKWSRYSSSKQHQTHRPCHRMWTSPVITWDGFMLPCCFDKNAAYYYGNLNQSSFWEVWKGEKAMLFRQKAFCQIPSPEICLTCIE